A genome region from Pseudomonas helmanticensis includes the following:
- a CDS encoding phage tail assembly chaperone, whose product MSRFYSQSTGCVYLSGINPSMPSDAVPITEERFIAVIGNPAPGKVRSHDAEGLPVLIDAAPLSVSELSDLARKWRDEQLLASQWLVDRDRDEEAAGRPLSLSIEDHQELLDYRQELRDWPASTEFPADTSRPLAPGWLMRMLAGA is encoded by the coding sequence ATGAGTCGTTTTTATAGCCAGTCGACAGGCTGTGTGTACCTGTCCGGCATTAATCCAAGCATGCCGAGCGATGCCGTACCGATCACTGAGGAGCGTTTCATCGCCGTGATCGGCAACCCTGCACCTGGAAAAGTGCGTAGCCATGATGCTGAGGGGCTGCCGGTGCTCATCGATGCCGCCCCCTTGTCGGTTTCCGAGCTTTCAGACCTGGCGCGAAAATGGCGCGACGAGCAATTGTTGGCCAGCCAATGGCTGGTGGACCGTGATCGGGATGAGGAGGCCGCGGGCAGGCCGTTGAGTCTGAGTATCGAGGACCACCAAGAGCTTCTTGACTATCGCCAGGAACTGCGTGACTGGCCGGCGAGCACGGAGTTTCCCGCAGACACGAGTCGACCTTTAGCGCCGGGCTGGCTGATGCGAATGCTGGCTGGGGCTTGA
- a CDS encoding gp53-like domain-containing protein yields the protein MDYPKSLPGTGLVNGRFVDENPLTGAIGSLIPAQWGNAVTEEVLNVIQSAGLAADEQDNAQLKSAIEQKITQSVVPVASVQDAEQGTDNVKRMTPLRVFQAIAKRVVQASESIAGVAKTATQAQTDGGADNTTIVTPKTLRFGFSASLTTNGYIVFPTWLGGFIIQWVGISTLGIQGAYSSFALAFPNTCLAVFPSTLNGSAPGSVSLGAKTQTGFTLYSELLPCGFCAIAFGR from the coding sequence ATGGATTATCCAAAGAGTTTGCCCGGCACGGGCTTGGTCAATGGCAGGTTTGTCGACGAAAACCCGTTGACCGGGGCCATCGGGTCTTTGATTCCTGCGCAGTGGGGCAACGCTGTCACTGAGGAAGTGCTGAATGTGATTCAGTCGGCTGGCCTCGCAGCGGATGAGCAGGACAACGCTCAACTGAAGTCCGCCATCGAACAGAAAATCACCCAAAGCGTGGTGCCGGTGGCCAGTGTTCAAGACGCGGAACAAGGCACTGACAACGTCAAGCGCATGACGCCGTTGCGAGTTTTTCAAGCGATTGCCAAACGCGTGGTGCAGGCGAGCGAAAGCATTGCCGGGGTGGCGAAGACGGCCACTCAGGCGCAAACCGATGGTGGTGCGGATAACACCACGATCGTAACGCCGAAAACGCTGCGCTTTGGTTTTTCTGCCAGTCTGACCACCAACGGTTACATCGTTTTTCCTACTTGGCTGGGTGGTTTCATCATTCAATGGGTTGGAATCTCGACACTGGGGATTCAGGGTGCTTATTCAAGCTTCGCCCTCGCGTTTCCCAATACCTGCCTGGCGGTATTCCCCTCCACATTGAATGGCAGCGCGCCTGGCAGTGTTTCGCTGGGGGCGAAAACGCAGACCGGGTTTACGTTGTACTCGGAACTGTTGCCTTGCGGCTTTTGTGCAATCGCGTTCGGGCGCTGA
- a CDS encoding tail fiber assembly protein, which translates to MFNYLIDGSGALSGPVEFPVTPGIGIQLPANAIELSFELPEPEAGRSWALINGVPREAIDRRGVVYRKDGGAQQIWTELGALPETLTSQPWPGELHVWRDNAWVLDEQARLSSVSQQSLAKRDVLLREAVLRIAPLQYAEDIGDASHEEQLQLLEWKLYSVELNRLEKQSGFPDEITWPIVPGAAVNG; encoded by the coding sequence ATGTTCAATTATCTGATCGATGGCTCGGGCGCTCTGTCCGGCCCCGTCGAGTTTCCTGTCACGCCCGGAATCGGCATTCAGCTTCCCGCCAACGCAATTGAGCTGTCGTTTGAGTTGCCTGAGCCTGAAGCCGGTCGTAGCTGGGCGCTGATCAATGGCGTACCCCGTGAAGCGATCGATCGCCGCGGTGTGGTTTATCGCAAGGACGGGGGCGCCCAACAGATCTGGACCGAACTGGGGGCGTTGCCCGAAACCCTTACGTCACAGCCTTGGCCCGGCGAGCTCCATGTCTGGCGCGACAACGCCTGGGTGCTGGATGAGCAGGCTCGTTTGTCGAGCGTCAGCCAACAGTCTCTCGCCAAGCGTGATGTGTTGCTGCGCGAAGCCGTTTTGCGCATCGCACCTCTTCAGTACGCCGAAGACATCGGCGATGCCAGCCACGAAGAACAACTGCAATTGCTCGAATGGAAACTCTACAGCGTCGAGCTCAATCGCCTCGAAAAGCAGAGCGGGTTTCCTGACGAAATCACGTGGCCGATTGTCCCCGGCGCTGCCGTGAACGGCTGA
- a CDS encoding phage tail protein: MDYPKSVPSVGLVDGRFVDENPVAGTPGSLIPAVWGNSVTQEILSVITGAGLVAAEADTGQLYKAIQSIIGNSSPMRSVITRVGTSRSLTMDELGLVLIDAGAGALSVSLPPANTSLGVRDVIVRRVDNSGNRLVVKSSGGDLIRFHTHLNVSGYPFFVLMGAGDWWHLRSDTAGNWWPIGRLDGASLGYVAFETTLAVMPGGYAVLNGSLLNRSEWPWLWDHAQQSGMLRSEADRGGAWTLGDGAATFRLPEARGEFLRVLAEGRLVDTGRAPGSWQKGSLVQGDNGIGDNILFATHISTQKAQLGFDMGEYADYAGSTVKYITPAAPVTPITDADLLNHGGITRPRNIAYPGRIKLI, from the coding sequence ATGGATTATCCAAAAAGCGTCCCCAGCGTCGGCCTGGTCGATGGCCGTTTCGTCGATGAAAACCCGGTGGCGGGCACGCCGGGTTCTTTGATTCCGGCGGTGTGGGGCAACAGTGTCACTCAGGAGATTCTGAGTGTGATTACTGGTGCCGGGTTGGTCGCTGCCGAAGCGGACACCGGCCAGTTGTACAAGGCGATTCAGTCGATTATTGGTAATTCCAGTCCGATGCGTTCGGTCATTACTCGGGTTGGCACCTCCAGGTCTCTGACCATGGATGAGTTGGGCCTGGTTCTGATCGATGCCGGGGCCGGGGCACTGAGCGTCAGTCTGCCGCCAGCCAATACCAGCCTGGGCGTGCGTGACGTCATTGTGCGACGTGTCGATAACAGCGGTAATCGCCTCGTCGTGAAAAGTTCAGGCGGCGACTTGATCAGGTTTCACACCCACCTGAATGTTTCGGGTTATCCGTTTTTCGTATTGATGGGGGCAGGTGACTGGTGGCATTTGCGCAGCGATACAGCGGGCAACTGGTGGCCGATCGGTCGTCTGGACGGAGCTTCGCTCGGCTACGTAGCCTTTGAAACCACTCTGGCTGTAATGCCCGGTGGCTATGCAGTGCTGAATGGTTCCTTACTCAATCGCTCGGAATGGCCATGGCTCTGGGATCACGCACAGCAGTCGGGCATGTTGCGTTCTGAAGCCGATCGGGGCGGCGCGTGGACGCTTGGAGATGGCGCCGCGACGTTTCGACTGCCAGAAGCCCGTGGCGAATTTTTGCGCGTACTGGCCGAAGGCCGTTTGGTCGATACCGGGCGTGCACCGGGGTCTTGGCAAAAAGGCTCTTTAGTTCAGGGCGACAACGGCATTGGCGACAATATTCTGTTCGCGACACACATCAGTACGCAGAAGGCCCAACTGGGTTTCGATATGGGCGAATACGCCGATTACGCGGGCTCCACCGTCAAATACATCACTCCTGCAGCGCCGGTTACGCCAATCACTGACGCTGATTTGCTGAACCATGGTGGTATCACGCGTCCTCGAAATATTGCTTATCCGGGTCGAATCAAACTTATCTGA
- a CDS encoding phage tail protein — translation MIVIQELHQFDGEMRLPQPSAAHDWDGDKWVVNGDKQAALDVQETERLCAKIDAAADSARTVLAGDPLKAMEYAQAAADAQAYQDAGYPKKEVPLSVAAWVAKGRTAKQAAEQILSKAEQLTDHLLTLRTLRLKAKAQIRAQAAKGKMDLVRSAGDEALVAIRELASGVSG, via the coding sequence ATGATCGTTATTCAGGAGCTTCATCAGTTCGACGGCGAAATGCGTCTTCCCCAACCCTCTGCCGCCCACGATTGGGATGGTGATAAATGGGTAGTGAACGGCGATAAACAGGCGGCGCTGGACGTGCAGGAGACTGAACGCTTGTGCGCAAAAATCGACGCCGCCGCTGACAGCGCCCGCACAGTGTTGGCTGGCGATCCGCTCAAAGCCATGGAATACGCTCAGGCTGCCGCTGACGCGCAGGCTTATCAAGACGCCGGTTACCCGAAAAAGGAAGTGCCGCTGTCGGTCGCTGCCTGGGTAGCCAAAGGTCGCACGGCCAAACAGGCTGCCGAGCAGATCCTGAGCAAGGCTGAGCAACTCACCGATCACTTGCTGACGCTGCGTACTCTGCGCCTGAAGGCCAAGGCGCAGATTCGCGCGCAGGCTGCCAAGGGCAAAATGGATCTGGTTCGCAGTGCAGGTGACGAGGCTTTGGTCGCGATCCGTGAGCTGGCCAGCGGTGTTTCCGGCTAA
- a CDS encoding phage tail protein, whose product MDYPNSVPSAGLVNGKFVDENPMTGTPGSLIPAEWGNGVTLEILNVINAGGLTPDEKKYDQLLQAIQSVTAKGWNQDLALPLVALPLPTVATADGRLTVSPAAASTSGGRVAIAAGTFISLGQEVVSGQLGRSRTFVTSAWSSADLLPSSHYFLRAQVSGGALTFYVQRGNIHDVTPESLKGTVNGAAGGGFQSTALDMCLAWVITGAPGSVPTVRTIYNRARLTWTQTVNGTGAIFLPLDPHARSARLVAGNPTPSSTAVTSVAFPSTGWVGGNYCFLSPVIAGSSNNPGGWNPATISPCVLFTNNIVNDVTVATLTASFDHANLRSLWQCYQAEHNLGQSNAESDELLLSMGIKTHPITDYSVGIAINFADAVNVQLSWELIR is encoded by the coding sequence GTGGATTATCCAAACAGTGTGCCCAGCGCCGGATTGGTGAATGGGAAATTTGTTGATGAAAACCCGATGACCGGAACCCCGGGATCGCTGATTCCGGCGGAATGGGGTAACGGGGTTACGCTGGAAATTCTCAACGTGATCAATGCCGGTGGGCTGACCCCGGACGAGAAGAAATACGATCAGTTGTTGCAGGCGATTCAGTCGGTGACGGCCAAGGGCTGGAATCAGGATCTGGCGTTGCCTCTTGTGGCATTGCCGCTGCCGACCGTTGCCACTGCCGATGGCCGGCTGACGGTCAGCCCGGCTGCGGCATCCACCAGCGGTGGCAGGGTTGCAATTGCGGCGGGCACGTTTATCAGCCTGGGTCAGGAAGTCGTGAGTGGCCAATTGGGTCGTTCGCGCACTTTTGTGACGTCCGCCTGGAGCAGTGCTGATCTGTTGCCCAGCAGTCATTATTTTCTGCGCGCGCAAGTCTCTGGCGGTGCGCTGACGTTCTATGTGCAGCGCGGCAACATCCATGACGTGACGCCCGAATCGTTGAAAGGAACAGTCAACGGCGCCGCCGGTGGCGGATTCCAGTCAACAGCTCTGGACATGTGCCTGGCCTGGGTAATTACCGGCGCACCGGGGTCGGTACCCACTGTGCGAACCATTTACAACCGTGCCCGTTTGACCTGGACCCAGACCGTCAACGGGACGGGCGCAATTTTCCTGCCACTGGATCCCCATGCACGTTCTGCACGATTGGTTGCCGGCAACCCGACACCGTCGTCGACGGCGGTGACGTCGGTCGCGTTTCCATCAACCGGATGGGTGGGGGGCAACTATTGCTTCCTGTCGCCCGTAATTGCCGGCAGCTCCAACAACCCCGGGGGCTGGAATCCCGCAACGATTTCCCCTTGTGTGTTGTTCACCAACAACATCGTTAACGACGTGACGGTTGCAACGCTGACCGCCAGTTTCGACCATGCCAATTTGCGCTCGCTGTGGCAGTGCTATCAGGCAGAGCACAACCTTGGCCAGTCGAACGCCGAGAGTGATGAGTTGTTGCTGAGCATGGGCATCAAGACTCATCCAATCACCGACTACAGCGTTGGTATTGCAATCAACTTTGCCGACGCCGTGAACGTCCAACTGTCGTGGGAGCTTATTCGATGA
- a CDS encoding tail fiber assembly protein — MKYIDFDAQRELLGRYDSSIHTQMPATAIEISDELFLRTIEERDGIWKWTDGKVTKHALPNASLLVESEQRASALARRDELLAEADQQTVGMADAYIAGLLDADDMQRFKAFATYKLALNKIDRQPGYPQSVDWPVLPV, encoded by the coding sequence ATGAAATACATTGATTTTGATGCCCAGCGCGAACTGCTTGGGCGCTATGACTCGTCGATTCACACGCAGATGCCCGCCACTGCTATAGAGATCTCCGATGAGCTGTTCCTGCGCACGATCGAGGAGCGCGACGGCATCTGGAAATGGACCGATGGCAAGGTCACCAAACATGCATTGCCGAACGCATCGTTGCTGGTCGAAAGCGAACAGCGAGCATCGGCCCTGGCACGGCGGGATGAGTTGTTGGCCGAAGCAGACCAGCAAACCGTCGGTATGGCCGACGCCTACATCGCAGGGTTGCTGGATGCCGATGACATGCAGCGGTTCAAGGCTTTTGCCACCTACAAACTGGCGCTGAACAAAATCGACAGGCAGCCAGGTTATCCGCAAAGCGTGGACTGGCCAGTGTTGCCGGTTTGA
- a CDS encoding gp53-like domain-containing protein, which produces MDYPKSMPGVGLVNSRFVDENPVTGTPGSLIPAEWGNALTEEVLTVIKAAGLEPTEGLNTQLLAAIRGTKLFETPAQFDVSQKVATTEFVQRALGNLAGQTNYVGEVSMTVADVGKLSIFTGPSTATLPQWSTVPAGGLVSLMASSGGLTVKVRSGESLVTAAGSVPDNTLSFVGGSYVTFRRLLLGGGWGLDSGDGALKYSPAFTASLNTAGGYQRLPSGLILQWGLATGGALSETITYPIAFPKSVLFLSGGDISPGFADLRFSLYRLSPSQFQRFSNADPGGWNWFALGY; this is translated from the coding sequence ATGGATTATCCGAAAAGCATGCCCGGTGTCGGTTTGGTCAACAGTCGTTTTGTCGATGAAAATCCTGTTACCGGGACGCCCGGATCGCTGATTCCAGCAGAGTGGGGCAACGCCCTTACCGAAGAGGTGTTGACGGTCATCAAGGCCGCCGGGCTCGAGCCGACCGAAGGCTTGAACACGCAGTTGCTGGCGGCCATTCGCGGCACAAAGCTGTTTGAAACGCCGGCCCAGTTCGATGTCAGCCAGAAAGTTGCGACCACCGAGTTTGTACAGCGCGCACTCGGCAATCTGGCGGGGCAGACCAATTACGTCGGTGAGGTTTCGATGACCGTCGCTGACGTCGGCAAACTGTCGATCTTTACTGGCCCCAGCACTGCAACATTGCCGCAGTGGTCGACTGTGCCTGCCGGAGGGTTGGTGTCTCTGATGGCAAGCTCCGGTGGCTTGACCGTAAAAGTCAGAAGTGGCGAAAGTCTGGTCACCGCCGCCGGTAGTGTGCCGGATAACACGTTGTCATTTGTCGGTGGTAGCTACGTTACGTTTCGCCGACTTCTACTCGGCGGAGGCTGGGGTCTGGACTCCGGTGACGGTGCACTCAAGTACTCGCCCGCGTTTACCGCTTCATTGAACACTGCAGGCGGCTATCAGCGTTTACCCAGTGGCTTGATCCTGCAGTGGGGACTGGCCACGGGCGGAGCACTCAGCGAAACCATTACCTACCCGATTGCCTTTCCAAAAAGCGTGCTTTTTCTCTCGGGTGGCGATATCTCGCCGGGATTCGCGGATCTGCGCTTCTCCCTGTACAGACTTTCGCCAAGCCAGTTTCAGCGCTTCTCCAATGCTGACCCTGGCGGCTGGAACTGGTTTGCCCTGGGCTACTGA
- a CDS encoding YmfQ family protein, translated as MGVIRSAAQYQTQLRALLPSGPAWDPERVPELEEVLQGVAVELARLDARAADLLNEMDPAGVSELVPDWERVMELPDPCLGATPLFDDRRLAVRRRLLAVGSQAVGYYLDIAKSQGYPNATITELEAPRMGRSRFGSAHWGTWEAQFMWTLNTGGRLLLGRRYGASYWGERFGVNPGSALECLIHRSAPAHTKVHINYD; from the coding sequence ATGGGCGTGATCAGATCCGCTGCGCAATACCAGACGCAACTGCGTGCGCTGCTGCCGAGCGGCCCGGCGTGGGATCCGGAGCGCGTCCCCGAACTTGAGGAAGTGCTGCAAGGCGTCGCCGTCGAACTGGCGCGCCTCGACGCCCGCGCCGCCGACCTGCTCAACGAGATGGACCCGGCCGGCGTCAGCGAACTGGTGCCGGACTGGGAACGGGTGATGGAACTGCCCGATCCGTGCCTGGGCGCCACACCGCTGTTCGACGACCGCCGCCTCGCCGTACGCCGACGCCTGCTCGCGGTCGGCAGCCAGGCCGTCGGTTACTACCTCGATATCGCCAAAAGCCAGGGTTATCCCAACGCCACCATCACCGAACTCGAAGCACCGCGCATGGGCCGTTCGCGTTTTGGTTCGGCGCACTGGGGCACGTGGGAAGCGCAGTTCATGTGGACGCTCAACACCGGCGGGCGCCTGCTGCTCGGCCGGCGTTACGGCGCGAGCTACTGGGGCGAGCGCTTCGGCGTGAACCCGGGTTCGGCGCTGGAGTGCCTGATTCACCGCAGTGCGCCGGCGCATACCAAGGTGCACATCAATTATGACTAG
- a CDS encoding baseplate J/gp47 family protein codes for MPFETPSLPVLIKRTQSDLAGDSLRQSDAQVLARTLSGAAYGLYGYLDWIAEQILPDKADESTLERIAALRLNQPRKPAQAATGTVSFTATAGAVLDADTLLQTNDGRTYKVIKARTTTNGSNSTTIAALDAGSLGNADAGLTLTPVQPIAGIVGTSFVVTEPGLSGGVALESLESLRSRVIRSYRVIPHGGAASDYETWALELPGVTRAWCRGGLLGPGTVSLYIMRDDDPQPVPNAEQLAEVQAHIEPLRPVTAEVHVLPPVQVPVTYNLKLTPDTSAVRAAVETQLRDLHNREADLGQNLLISHIREAISSAAGETDHVLNSPTGNVAADDSELLTFGGCVWA; via the coding sequence ATGCCGTTTGAAACCCCTTCGCTGCCGGTGCTGATCAAGCGCACCCAAAGCGACCTGGCCGGCGATTCGCTGCGCCAGTCCGATGCGCAAGTGCTGGCCCGAACGCTCAGCGGCGCCGCGTATGGCTTGTACGGTTACCTCGACTGGATTGCCGAGCAGATCCTGCCGGACAAGGCCGACGAATCGACCCTGGAACGCATCGCTGCACTGCGTCTGAACCAGCCGCGCAAACCGGCCCAAGCGGCCACCGGCACGGTGAGTTTTACCGCCACCGCCGGTGCGGTGCTCGACGCCGATACGTTGCTGCAAACCAACGACGGCCGTACGTATAAAGTCATCAAGGCACGCACCACGACCAATGGCAGCAACAGCACCACCATCGCCGCGCTCGACGCTGGCAGCCTGGGCAATGCCGATGCCGGTCTGACGCTCACTCCGGTGCAACCGATTGCCGGTATCGTCGGCACCAGCTTCGTCGTTACCGAGCCGGGCCTGAGTGGCGGCGTCGCCCTGGAAAGCCTGGAGTCGCTGCGTTCGCGGGTGATCCGTTCCTATCGCGTAATTCCGCATGGCGGTGCGGCCAGCGATTACGAGACCTGGGCATTGGAACTGCCAGGCGTGACGCGCGCATGGTGTCGCGGCGGTTTGCTCGGGCCGGGCACGGTCAGCCTCTACATCATGCGCGACGACGATCCGCAACCGGTGCCCAACGCCGAGCAACTGGCGGAAGTCCAGGCACACATCGAACCGCTGCGCCCGGTCACCGCCGAGGTCCACGTACTACCTCCGGTGCAGGTGCCGGTGACCTACAACCTGAAGCTGACGCCGGACACCTCTGCCGTGCGCGCGGCGGTCGAAACCCAGTTGCGCGACCTGCACAACCGCGAAGCCGACCTCGGTCAGAACCTGTTGATCAGCCATATTCGTGAAGCGATTAGCAGCGCCGCCGGTGAAACCGATCACGTGCTCAATTCGCCGACCGGCAACGTCGCTGCCGATGACAGCGAACTGTTGACCTTCGGAGGTTGCGTATGGGCGTGA
- a CDS encoding phage GP46 family protein, whose translation MLISPNLHAALTRAVLISLFTWRRAADDDALDDDERFGWWGDSFPTVADDRIGSRLWLLRRVKLTRQTQMDAEFYAREALQWLIDDGHCSAIDIISERLDAQRLNLRTVLTLADGERLDINPDNSWQVIYAV comes from the coding sequence ATGCTTATCAGCCCGAACCTTCACGCCGCGCTGACCCGCGCCGTGCTCATCAGTCTGTTTACCTGGCGCCGCGCCGCCGATGACGACGCCCTCGATGACGACGAGCGCTTTGGCTGGTGGGGCGACAGTTTCCCCACCGTCGCCGACGATCGCATCGGCTCGCGGCTGTGGCTGTTACGCCGGGTCAAGCTGACCCGACAGACCCAGATGGACGCCGAATTCTATGCCCGCGAAGCCTTGCAATGGCTGATCGATGACGGCCATTGCAGCGCCATCGACATCATCAGCGAACGCCTCGACGCTCAGCGCCTGAACCTGCGCACGGTCCTGACCCTGGCCGACGGCGAACGCCTGGACATCAACCCCGATAACAGTTGGCAGGTGATCTATGCCGTTTGA
- a CDS encoding phage baseplate assembly protein V: MSLLTRLLARGTVVLANSASKLQSLQMRLTAGEVNDDMEHFEPYGFTSHPLAGAEGVVTFIGGDRSHAIALVIADRRYRLQSLAAGEVAIYTDEGDRIHFKRGRIIDIETATLNIRASSAVNFDTPVINQTGKIVSTGDQLAGGISQIKHVHVGVQAGSGQTGAPAGGK; the protein is encoded by the coding sequence ATGAGCCTACTGACACGCCTGCTGGCGCGCGGCACTGTCGTGCTCGCCAATTCGGCATCCAAGCTGCAATCGCTGCAAATGCGCCTTACCGCCGGCGAAGTGAACGACGACATGGAGCACTTCGAACCCTACGGTTTCACCAGCCATCCGCTGGCCGGTGCCGAAGGTGTCGTCACGTTCATCGGTGGCGATCGCTCCCACGCCATCGCCCTGGTCATCGCTGACCGCCGCTATCGCCTGCAATCGCTGGCTGCCGGCGAAGTGGCGATCTACACCGACGAGGGCGACCGGATTCACTTCAAGCGTGGCCGGATCATCGACATCGAAACCGCCACGTTGAACATCCGCGCCAGCAGCGCGGTGAACTTCGATACGCCGGTGATCAACCAGACCGGCAAAATCGTCTCCACCGGCGACCAGCTCGCCGGTGGCATCAGCCAGATCAAACACGTGCACGTCGGCGTACAGGCCGGCAGCGGCCAGACCGGCGCGCCGGCGGGAGGCAAATGA
- a CDS encoding phage baseplate assembly protein encodes MSEMDNRVTLTVNNLEYGGWKSVEITADLERQFRTFKLDITWQWPGQTVDQPIKPGDPCEVKIGNDLVLTGYVFKAPIRYDGRQISLTIEGSSKTQDLVDCAAINRPGQWQEQPLLSIVEALAMGYSQSVVNEIPETARLTKHTIVPGETVFQSIDRLLSLLRVFSTDDEQGRLVLAKPGSGGRASDVLELGKNILSANAAMDYSQVFSEYRVIGQQKGSDKKSGAAVSEVESIAADLTFKRRRTTVINEGTQLTFELAQQRAQWESATRMGRAQTTTYQVQGWRQANGDLWRHNTLVRVKDPVLGFDGDMLISKVTYSLSAQGSVTTLQVAPPHTFDANPSPPKKTT; translated from the coding sequence ATGAGCGAGATGGATAACCGCGTCACGCTGACGGTCAACAACCTGGAATATGGCGGCTGGAAAAGCGTGGAAATCACGGCTGATCTGGAGCGCCAGTTTCGTACCTTCAAACTCGACATCACCTGGCAATGGCCAGGGCAAACGGTGGATCAACCGATCAAGCCCGGCGACCCGTGCGAGGTGAAGATCGGCAACGATCTGGTGCTCACCGGCTACGTGTTCAAGGCGCCGATCCGCTATGACGGGCGGCAGATCAGCCTGACCATCGAAGGCAGTTCAAAGACTCAGGACCTGGTCGATTGCGCGGCCATCAATCGCCCGGGGCAATGGCAGGAGCAACCGCTGCTGAGCATTGTCGAGGCGCTGGCGATGGGCTATTCGCAGTCGGTGGTCAACGAAATACCCGAGACCGCACGACTGACCAAACACACCATCGTGCCGGGTGAAACGGTGTTTCAGTCGATCGACCGTTTGCTCTCGCTGCTGCGGGTGTTTTCCACCGATGACGAGCAGGGCCGGCTGGTGCTGGCCAAGCCCGGCAGCGGCGGTCGGGCCAGTGATGTGCTGGAGCTGGGCAAGAATATCCTTTCGGCCAACGCGGCGATGGATTACAGCCAGGTGTTCTCCGAATACCGGGTGATCGGCCAGCAAAAAGGCTCGGACAAGAAGAGCGGGGCGGCGGTCAGCGAAGTCGAATCGATTGCTGCCGACCTGACCTTCAAACGTCGCCGCACCACGGTGATCAACGAAGGCACGCAACTGACCTTTGAGTTGGCGCAGCAGCGTGCTCAATGGGAAAGCGCTACCCGCATGGGCCGCGCGCAGACCACCACCTATCAGGTGCAGGGCTGGCGTCAGGCCAACGGCGATCTGTGGCGGCACAACACGCTGGTGCGGGTGAAAGATCCGGTGCTTGGGTTTGATGGCGACATGCTGATTTCCAAAGTCACGTATTCGCTGTCGGCGCAAGGTTCGGTGACCACGCTGCAAGTGGCGCCGCCGCATACCTTCGACGCCAATCCCAGCCCCCCGAAAAAAACCACATAG